In the Chlorobium limicola DSM 245 genome, one interval contains:
- the mreD gene encoding rod shape-determining protein MreD → MTRSLPLLLVLLAVSCLIQVFGLSRLTLFGVSPDIVTTFVAVISVYTGQRTGMTYGFASGLLTGLLSGNVGVSLLTRTVEGFISGYCHVPEKSHATMTQKSRMLYLAIVLASFFGNLVFNLFNNPLGESLAYRIFVSGTLTCMMNLLLGIALNKLFLRKTLSE, encoded by the coding sequence GTGACAAGATCTCTTCCACTCTTACTGGTACTGCTGGCGGTATCGTGCCTGATTCAGGTTTTCGGTCTCTCCCGGCTGACACTTTTCGGGGTATCGCCGGATATCGTAACAACTTTCGTTGCCGTCATATCGGTTTACACCGGTCAACGCACCGGGATGACCTATGGATTTGCTTCGGGATTGCTGACGGGATTGCTGTCGGGAAACGTAGGCGTCTCTCTGTTGACAAGAACAGTGGAGGGATTTATTTCCGGTTACTGTCATGTGCCCGAGAAAAGCCATGCAACCATGACACAAAAATCCAGAATGCTGTATCTTGCCATCGTACTCGCATCATTTTTCGGAAATCTGGTATTCAACCTGTTCAATAATCCTCTCGGTGAATCGCTTGCCTACCGTATATTTGTCTCCGGAACCCTGACCTGTATGATGAATCTGCTGCTCGGGATTGCGCTCAACAAACTCTTTTTGCGAAAAACTCTTTCCGAGTAG
- the nadA gene encoding quinolinate synthase NadA, producing the protein MSSRSILPLQAKEEIFLRIRQLKQEMNAVLLAHYYTLPEIQEAADVVGDSLALARSAEKTDADVIVFSGVYFMAETAKILNPEKLVLVPDEYAGCPLADSCSPDEFRLFRRQHPDAVAVSYINSSAEIKALSDVICTSSNAERIIRSIPPEKKIIFGPDRNLGGYLMKKLGREMVLWQGFCYVHEAFSEKTVLEACRSYPEAVLIAHPECREEVLSHAAFIGSTQALLDYTVSSPERSFIVATEPGILFEMQKRSPEKNFIPAPKDPQNPRSVCTQMKQNTLEKLVNCMQNRRPEVTLSEELRIAALRPIKKMLELSL; encoded by the coding sequence ATGAGTTCCCGATCAATCTTGCCTCTTCAGGCAAAAGAAGAGATATTTCTTCGTATCAGGCAGTTAAAGCAGGAGATGAACGCGGTTCTGCTTGCTCATTATTATACGCTTCCCGAAATACAGGAGGCCGCAGATGTGGTCGGCGACAGTCTTGCTCTTGCCCGAAGCGCCGAAAAAACCGACGCTGATGTCATTGTTTTTTCCGGAGTCTACTTCATGGCCGAAACAGCCAAGATTCTCAATCCCGAAAAACTGGTGCTTGTGCCTGACGAGTATGCCGGTTGTCCGCTTGCCGACAGCTGCTCTCCGGATGAGTTCCGGCTGTTCCGCCGGCAGCATCCCGACGCAGTTGCCGTAAGCTATATCAACTCATCAGCTGAAATCAAGGCTCTTTCGGATGTTATCTGTACGTCATCCAACGCTGAACGTATTATCCGTTCCATTCCGCCGGAGAAAAAAATAATTTTCGGGCCGGATCGCAATCTCGGAGGCTATCTGATGAAAAAACTTGGCAGGGAGATGGTGTTGTGGCAGGGATTCTGCTATGTGCACGAAGCTTTTTCGGAAAAGACTGTTCTTGAGGCCTGCCGGTCTTATCCCGAAGCAGTTCTGATAGCCCATCCCGAATGCCGGGAGGAGGTGCTTTCTCATGCGGCATTTATCGGTTCGACGCAGGCTCTGCTCGATTATACGGTATCGAGCCCGGAGAGAAGTTTCATTGTGGCTACCGAACCCGGTATTCTGTTTGAAATGCAGAAGCGTTCTCCTGAAAAAAACTTCATTCCGGCCCCCAAAGATCCGCAGAATCCCCGCAGTGTCTGTACGCAGATGAAACAGAACACTCTTGAAAAACTCGTGAACTGCATGCAGAACAGACGCCCGGAAGTGACGCTTTCAGAGGAACTTCGAATAGCCGCGCTTCGCCCGATAAAAAAAATGCTGGAGCTTTCGTTGTAA
- a CDS encoding FAD-binding oxidoreductase, translating to MIYKNDPASIQVFLTDTSNLKTGHTPGVYFPETADEVVGLLRDASSGEKRFTVAGNGTGTTGGRIPEGDYVISMQKLQHIGEPVRLSETEASLTVQAGAVLEDIQKKVERIGWFYPPDPTEGLCFIGSTIANNSSGARSFRYGPTRDHILRLLVALPQGNLIDIPRGKYLADENDMFHIELPRAGTLSFRRPQYRMPATSKHNAGYYSKEHMDLIDLFIGSEGTLGIILEADLKLIPFPRHLFSGLVYFSTVDDLFGFTEQAKESASSVDPRVLEFFDANALGFLRQNYPDIPENTAGAIFFEQETTPEREESDLGAWLDLMESSHALVDASWIALDRDEQRKLTTFRHTLPLLVNEWLGRQQESKISTDMAVPDRSFRELFDFYNESCRRNRFTFIIFGHIGNAHVHLNILPRNREEFLRAKELYRLFVQKAIDLGGTLSAEHGIGKLKSGYLVSMYGEAGIREMAKIKKTLDPDLVLNIGNLIPVSYLATDKP from the coding sequence ATGATCTACAAAAATGACCCGGCATCCATACAGGTTTTTCTTACTGATACGAGCAACCTGAAAACCGGCCATACGCCGGGAGTTTACTTTCCTGAAACCGCTGATGAGGTTGTCGGCCTGCTCAGAGACGCTTCTTCCGGCGAAAAACGGTTCACCGTTGCCGGAAACGGCACCGGTACGACCGGCGGAAGAATTCCCGAGGGGGACTATGTAATTTCCATGCAGAAACTGCAGCATATCGGGGAACCGGTGCGGTTATCGGAAACCGAAGCGTCTCTCACCGTTCAGGCCGGAGCCGTTCTTGAAGATATTCAGAAAAAAGTCGAACGTATCGGATGGTTCTATCCCCCCGATCCAACCGAAGGTCTCTGCTTTATCGGCAGTACCATCGCCAACAACTCCTCCGGCGCTCGCTCCTTCAGATACGGCCCGACACGCGATCACATCCTGCGACTCCTTGTGGCTTTGCCGCAAGGAAACCTGATCGACATACCTCGGGGGAAGTATCTTGCCGATGAAAACGACATGTTCCATATCGAACTGCCGCGTGCGGGAACGCTCTCATTTCGGAGGCCGCAGTACCGGATGCCGGCAACGAGCAAACACAATGCCGGTTACTATTCGAAAGAACATATGGACCTGATCGATCTCTTCATCGGAAGCGAAGGCACACTCGGCATCATTCTCGAAGCGGATCTCAAGCTCATCCCCTTTCCGCGCCATCTTTTTTCCGGCCTGGTTTATTTCAGCACTGTCGATGACCTCTTCGGCTTTACGGAACAGGCCAAGGAGAGCGCTTCATCGGTAGATCCGAGGGTACTGGAATTTTTTGACGCCAATGCGCTCGGCTTTCTCAGGCAGAACTACCCTGACATCCCCGAAAATACGGCTGGAGCCATATTTTTCGAACAGGAAACCACACCTGAACGGGAAGAAAGCGATCTTGGCGCATGGCTCGATCTCATGGAGTCCTCCCATGCCCTTGTCGATGCATCGTGGATAGCGCTCGACCGCGACGAACAGAGAAAACTGACAACATTCCGTCATACCCTGCCGCTCCTGGTCAACGAATGGCTTGGCCGGCAGCAGGAGAGTAAAATCAGTACAGACATGGCGGTTCCCGACCGTTCATTCCGCGAACTGTTTGATTTTTACAATGAATCATGCCGAAGAAACCGCTTTACCTTTATTATCTTCGGCCATATAGGCAACGCCCATGTACATCTGAACATCCTTCCGCGAAACAGGGAGGAGTTCCTGCGTGCCAAGGAGCTTTACCGTCTGTTTGTACAAAAAGCGATCGACCTTGGCGGGACGCTTTCTGCCGAACATGGCATCGGAAAGCTGAAATCGGGCTATCTTGTATCCATGTACGGCGAGGCCGGCATCAGGGAAATGGCGAAAATCAAAAAGACTTTAGATCCGGATCTTGTGCTCAACATCGGGAATCTGATTCCGGTTTCATACCTTGCAACCGATAAACCGTAA
- the smpB gene encoding SsrA-binding protein SmpB, with protein sequence MAKKQEKPQYIRSIQNRKARFEFHILDSVVAGIELLGSEVKSVRLGKASLNESFAIIHHGEVWLENMQITPYEHNTLDKLEAKRSRRLLLHRDEIRKLQTKIREKGLTLIPLKAFFTDRGILKIEIALAKGKKLYDKRETIKARDTERQMQQIKKSY encoded by the coding sequence TTGGCAAAAAAACAGGAAAAACCGCAGTATATTCGTTCGATCCAGAACAGGAAAGCCCGTTTCGAGTTTCACATTCTCGATTCGGTCGTTGCCGGTATAGAACTGCTGGGAAGCGAGGTAAAATCAGTGCGGCTCGGCAAAGCGAGCCTGAATGAAAGCTTTGCGATCATCCATCACGGCGAGGTCTGGCTTGAAAACATGCAGATCACCCCGTACGAACACAACACCCTCGATAAACTCGAAGCGAAAAGAAGCCGCAGGCTTCTCCTGCATCGGGATGAAATTCGTAAACTCCAGACAAAAATCAGAGAAAAGGGGTTGACGCTTATTCCCCTCAAAGCCTTTTTCACCGACCGGGGGATACTGAAAATAGAGATCGCGCTTGCCAAAGGGAAAAAACTGTACGACAAGCGGGAAACCATCAAGGCAAGAGACACCGAGCGTCAGATGCAGCAGATAAAAAAATCCTATTAA
- the tyrS gene encoding tyrosine--tRNA ligase — MRFPSVQEQLDIITGNVVEIISVDELEKKLLRSLQTGKPLKIKLGADPSRPDLHLGHSVVLKKLREFQDLGHEAILIIGDFTAMIGDPSGKSKTRPQLSAEEARENGKSYFEQASKILDAAKTTICYNADWLGKMSFSDVIRLSSHYTVARMLERDDFERRYRSREPISIHEFLYPLAQGMDSVHLKNDVELGGTDQKFNLLVGRDLQREYGIAPQVCITMELLVGTDGKEKMSKSLGNAICFNDPPNDMYGKVLSIPDTLIETYHRLLVTGNKELLTTLRGHIADNPREAKRTLAKDIVAQYYSINAAREAEGHFDRIFVQKKAPDNIELVEFGQNSIAVTDLLVSLGAAPSKSEARRMIQQNAVTVNEEKITDTNALVPLDDEPKILKAGKRKFYKIAAKKTF, encoded by the coding sequence ATGCGATTTCCATCAGTACAGGAACAGCTTGATATCATAACCGGAAATGTAGTCGAAATCATCAGTGTCGATGAACTTGAAAAAAAACTGCTCAGGAGTCTGCAAACCGGAAAACCACTGAAAATCAAGCTTGGAGCAGACCCTTCACGTCCCGACCTGCACCTTGGACACTCCGTCGTCCTGAAAAAGCTCCGCGAGTTTCAGGATCTCGGCCATGAGGCGATCCTTATAATCGGCGACTTTACCGCCATGATCGGCGATCCGTCCGGAAAAAGCAAAACAAGGCCGCAGCTTTCAGCCGAAGAAGCCCGCGAGAACGGAAAAAGCTACTTCGAACAGGCGTCGAAAATTCTCGATGCTGCAAAAACCACGATCTGTTATAATGCCGACTGGCTCGGAAAAATGAGCTTTTCCGATGTCATAAGGCTTTCAAGCCATTACACGGTAGCAAGGATGCTCGAACGCGACGATTTCGAACGCCGGTACCGGTCAAGAGAACCCATCTCCATTCACGAATTTCTTTACCCTCTCGCCCAGGGAATGGACTCGGTTCATCTGAAAAACGATGTCGAACTCGGAGGAACCGACCAGAAATTCAACCTGCTTGTAGGTCGTGACCTGCAGCGCGAATACGGTATCGCGCCCCAGGTCTGCATCACCATGGAACTGCTTGTCGGCACGGATGGAAAGGAAAAAATGTCGAAATCGCTGGGCAATGCCATCTGCTTCAACGATCCGCCCAACGACATGTACGGCAAGGTACTCTCCATTCCCGACACGCTTATCGAAACCTACCACCGGTTGCTGGTAACCGGAAACAAGGAGCTGCTGACAACGCTGCGCGGACATATCGCCGACAACCCGAGAGAAGCGAAACGAACCCTCGCAAAAGATATCGTGGCCCAGTACTACTCCATCAATGCCGCCCGGGAGGCCGAAGGGCACTTCGACCGGATTTTCGTGCAGAAAAAAGCGCCGGACAATATCGAACTTGTCGAGTTCGGGCAAAATTCCATTGCCGTAACAGATCTTCTGGTCTCGCTTGGAGCCGCGCCATCGAAAAGCGAAGCTCGCAGAATGATCCAGCAGAATGCGGTGACCGTGAATGAAGAAAAAATAACCGATACCAATGCACTTGTTCCACTCGACGACGAACCGAAAATTCTCAAGGCCGGGAAAAGAAAGTTTTATAAAATAGCCGCGAAAAAAACGTTTTGA
- the mreC gene encoding rod shape-determining protein MreC, whose product MQKFFNFLVKHNAYLLLLLYCSVALLVIRFEQDDLLSKIRSGGTELQASISDKITSYGYLFNLRKENERLMKINAELLSKVLRDQTALHDEKNRRALFADSAAASSGYITARVIDRKFSSRENMLLIDAGKKRGIRRDMTVLTPQGLVGRVIFVSDNYAKVMPVIHSDFKVSVSSDRSNALGILSWNGGAEHLAAIEHVPISSPLKKGEMMLTTDFSTFSPRSIPVGRVIRIKPDKLFYSIDIRLAVDFSSLTYVLVAPLKKDTEKIEAFNGDMPQEQPGIINTVN is encoded by the coding sequence GTGCAGAAGTTTTTCAATTTTCTCGTCAAACATAACGCCTATCTGCTTCTCCTCCTCTACTGCAGCGTCGCGCTGCTGGTCATTCGCTTCGAGCAGGATGACCTCCTTTCGAAAATCAGGAGCGGAGGCACCGAACTGCAGGCGTCGATCAGTGATAAAATAACAAGTTACGGCTACCTGTTCAATCTCCGTAAGGAAAATGAACGACTGATGAAAATCAATGCGGAACTCTTGTCGAAAGTACTGCGCGATCAGACGGCTCTGCATGATGAAAAAAACCGCCGGGCCCTGTTTGCCGACTCAGCCGCCGCTTCGTCCGGCTATATAACCGCACGGGTCATCGACAGAAAGTTCAGTTCCAGGGAAAACATGCTGCTTATCGATGCCGGCAAAAAAAGAGGAATCCGCCGCGACATGACGGTGCTCACTCCTCAGGGACTTGTCGGCAGGGTAATATTCGTTTCGGATAATTATGCAAAAGTGATGCCGGTTATCCACAGCGATTTCAAGGTAAGCGTCAGTTCCGACAGAAGCAATGCACTGGGGATACTCAGCTGGAACGGCGGAGCCGAACATCTTGCAGCTATCGAGCATGTTCCGATAAGCAGCCCCCTCAAAAAAGGAGAAATGATGCTGACCACCGACTTCAGCACCTTCTCTCCCCGCAGTATCCCTGTAGGCAGGGTTATACGCATAAAACCCGATAAATTATTCTACAGTATCGATATCCGTCTTGCTGTCGATTTTTCATCCCTTACCTATGTCCTGGTTGCTCCTTTAAAAAAGGATACTGAAAAGATCGAGGCATTTAACGGAGATATGCCTCAGGAACAACCCGGAATCATCAACACTGTGAACTGA
- a CDS encoding pyruvoyl-dependent arginine decarboxylase, with protein MSFVPTKVFFTKGVGRHKEYLSSFELALRDAKIEKCNLVTVSSIFPPKCERISVEEGLKLLSPGQITFAVMARNATNEYNRLISASVGVAIPADDTQYGYLSEHHPYGESDEQCGEYAEDLAATMLATTLGIEFDPNKDWDEREGIYKMSGKIINSYNITQSAEGENGLWTTVISCAVLLP; from the coding sequence TTGTCATTCGTCCCGACAAAAGTATTCTTCACCAAGGGTGTCGGAAGACACAAAGAATATCTATCATCATTCGAGCTTGCGCTCAGGGATGCCAAAATCGAAAAATGCAACCTTGTTACGGTTTCAAGTATTTTCCCGCCCAAATGCGAACGAATCAGCGTCGAGGAAGGCCTTAAACTGCTTTCTCCCGGCCAGATAACCTTTGCGGTCATGGCGCGTAACGCGACAAATGAGTACAACCGCCTTATTTCCGCATCGGTTGGGGTTGCCATACCTGCCGACGATACCCAGTACGGCTATCTTTCGGAACATCATCCTTACGGAGAATCCGATGAGCAGTGCGGAGAATATGCCGAAGATCTTGCCGCCACGATGCTTGCCACCACACTCGGCATCGAATTCGATCCGAACAAGGACTGGGATGAACGCGAAGGTATTTATAAAATGAGCGGTAAAATCATCAATTCGTACAACATTACACAGTCTGCAGAAGGCGAAAACGGTCTCTGGACTACCGTCATCTCCTGCGCGGTACTTCTGCCCTGA
- a CDS encoding DedA family protein yields MLLIASLQNIRTLDELILWGGYLLLFTIIFAETGLFAGFFLPGDSLLITAGLIAASGRLDITTALATMAAAAVLGDSTGYLIGKQLQKSIFSKKETLFFHRDHLDKTEAFYRKHGAKTIFLARFVPVVRSFAATLAGVAAMPYPVFLFYSLTGAVLWVLCFTLTGYYIASMFPEVVQYLHIFIMVGIVLIVLSALRHLKPGKHS; encoded by the coding sequence ATGCTGCTCATCGCTTCCCTGCAGAATATCCGCACCCTTGACGAATTGATTCTCTGGGGGGGATATCTCCTGCTCTTCACCATCATTTTTGCCGAAACCGGACTGTTTGCCGGGTTTTTTCTTCCCGGCGACTCCCTCCTGATCACTGCAGGACTTATCGCTGCATCGGGCCGGCTCGACATTACCACCGCTCTGGCTACCATGGCGGCAGCTGCGGTTTTAGGGGATTCAACCGGTTATCTGATAGGCAAACAGTTGCAGAAATCGATTTTCAGTAAAAAGGAGACTCTTTTTTTTCACCGCGATCATCTCGATAAAACTGAAGCGTTTTACCGTAAACATGGAGCAAAAACCATCTTCCTTGCACGCTTCGTACCCGTCGTTCGCAGTTTTGCTGCAACGCTTGCCGGAGTCGCAGCTATGCCGTACCCTGTTTTTCTTTTTTACAGCCTCACCGGAGCTGTACTCTGGGTGCTTTGTTTCACGCTCACAGGATATTATATAGCAAGTATGTTCCCTGAGGTTGTTCAATACCTCCATATTTTCATTATGGTCGGGATAGTACTGATTGTTCTCAGTGCCCTGCGCCATCTGAAACCGGGAAAACATTCATAA
- a CDS encoding pentapeptide repeat-containing protein has product MADQEHLTVLRQGVASWNRWRLENSGIQPDLSGADLRGRELQDADFSGTDLRAADLTGADLRGARLSKSTIDIHTRYDTIRGCDIGVNGFYSPATDSAALMRLDPPGNSMQGSNAEAVIESLKHARKLHTFSMILAGIGLLFIVIRPKSISLPYLAGSFKFDDLSYAFLAALLSTSLLSLVATFIDSALQGAHYLNDRRSAMTVGHFPWLLSKYEQEGAFRRQSKVMRFFLSFHPLVYLYFFVKWDALFLGDWYGVIRHYQELPVILGEWLLPVFLVILVRLCMKIFRLSEGFQKPILFDTVTERERRTDMERLAQAVEKQAVEISALTALLRREKER; this is encoded by the coding sequence ATGGCAGATCAGGAACATCTGACCGTTCTTCGGCAAGGAGTTGCATCATGGAACAGGTGGCGCCTTGAAAACAGCGGTATTCAGCCCGATCTGAGCGGTGCCGACCTGCGGGGCCGCGAACTTCAGGATGCGGATTTCAGCGGTACCGACCTTCGCGCCGCCGATCTCACCGGAGCCGATCTTCGTGGTGCAAGGCTCAGCAAGAGCACTATCGATATTCATACCCGTTACGATACTATCCGGGGTTGTGATATCGGAGTGAACGGATTCTATTCTCCGGCTACCGATTCCGCAGCCCTCATGCGTCTCGATCCTCCGGGAAACTCCATGCAGGGGTCCAATGCGGAGGCTGTGATCGAAAGTCTCAAGCATGCCAGAAAACTGCATACCTTTTCCATGATTCTGGCCGGTATCGGTCTTTTGTTTATCGTCATCAGGCCTAAATCCATTTCCCTTCCATACCTTGCCGGATCGTTCAAGTTCGACGATCTCAGCTACGCTTTTCTTGCTGCGCTGCTCTCCACCTCTCTGCTCAGTCTTGTCGCGACCTTTATCGATTCCGCACTGCAGGGGGCGCACTATCTCAACGACCGCCGTTCAGCCATGACGGTAGGTCACTTTCCCTGGTTGCTTTCCAAATATGAACAGGAGGGGGCATTCAGACGCCAGTCTAAAGTCATGCGTTTTTTTCTCAGTTTTCATCCGCTGGTTTACCTGTACTTTTTTGTCAAATGGGATGCCCTTTTTCTTGGCGACTGGTACGGAGTGATAAGGCACTATCAGGAACTTCCGGTTATTCTCGGGGAGTGGCTTCTTCCGGTTTTTCTGGTCATTCTTGTACGGCTCTGTATGAAAATTTTCAGACTCTCGGAAGGATTTCAAAAACCTATTCTTTTCGATACGGTAACGGAGAGAGAACGGCGTACCGATATGGAGAGGCTTGCCCAGGCAGTCGAAAAACAGGCTGTGGAAATCTCGGCATTGACCGCACTGCTGCGCCGGGAAAAAGAACGGTAG
- a CDS encoding co-chaperone GroES, producing the protein MVQNVNITDKFIVVGDRVLIKPKSLDERTKSGIYLPPGIQEKARIQSGYVIKTGPGYPVGPPPESDEPWKERVAGAQYIPLQANVGDLAIFIQNSSYEIEYEDERYIIVPNSAILLLIREDDDLEYYLK; encoded by the coding sequence ATGGTGCAAAATGTAAATATAACAGATAAATTTATTGTTGTCGGCGACAGAGTTTTAATCAAACCGAAATCTCTTGATGAAAGGACCAAATCAGGCATCTATCTGCCTCCCGGTATTCAGGAAAAAGCCAGGATTCAGAGTGGTTATGTGATTAAAACCGGTCCTGGTTATCCCGTAGGGCCGCCTCCTGAATCAGACGAACCATGGAAGGAGCGGGTTGCCGGTGCTCAGTATATTCCTCTGCAGGCAAACGTCGGTGATCTTGCTATTTTCATCCAGAACAGTTCATACGAGATCGAATATGAGGATGAGCGTTACATCATTGTACCCAATTCAGCTATTCTGCTGCTTATCAGGGAGGATGACGATCTTGAATACTACCTGAAATAA
- the mrdA gene encoding penicillin-binding protein 2 produces MDTIQRGASLVSYIIIGVFSLLLARLFYLQVLNFQELGSISSTNSIRRIWIQAPRGRMIDRNGLIVVDNQPLYSVKVIPEEFQKSKTASLAKLMNMPVSELAEKIRKGDRFNRFSATTVTKNLNPVLIARLSENLWQLPGVLIEADNKRKYTDSLYGSHLFGYLRLIPKEQLEKLSEEGYSQEDKIGFSGLEKNYEERLKGQKGARFEMVNPLGKLVGKYDDGKSDIQAIRGDDLYLCIDAGLQQLAEELMRNTGKSGAVVALDPSTGGILALVSTPDYDLDTFNGSTDPDGWRNIITNPQKPLFNRTVQAVYPPGSIYKMVLAMAALEEGKVNPDAKFLDRGSFAFGKRKFRNHGGHALGSIDMKKAIIQSSNVYFFNLMLKTGFENWTKYGQMLGFGEETGIDLPGERSGILPSVEYFDRRYGRDKWTKGYLISLAIGQGELGTTPVQLAAYTAAIANNGTWYQPHLVKGYRDTATGRYVPIPHKKRSLPLSRKNLDYIREAMRGVVLQGTGTQANLPDIAVSGKTGTAQNPHGRDHAWFIAFAPSDNPKIAITVLVENSGFGGSISAPIARELIRYYVKDDKKQLPSSIRKAPKQRGPAARQPDSLSAATKTPPAENITSPAPELPEEKVHGEPGPEETNSEE; encoded by the coding sequence ATGGATACCATTCAACGGGGCGCATCTCTGGTTTCCTATATTATCATCGGCGTATTTTCACTGCTGCTTGCCCGCCTCTTCTATCTGCAGGTGCTGAATTTCCAGGAACTCGGCTCCATATCATCGACCAACAGCATCCGCAGGATCTGGATCCAGGCGCCACGCGGACGGATGATCGACCGGAATGGCCTGATTGTCGTAGACAACCAGCCGCTCTATTCGGTCAAGGTGATACCGGAAGAGTTCCAGAAATCAAAAACCGCATCTCTGGCAAAGCTTATGAATATGCCGGTATCCGAACTTGCTGAAAAAATCAGGAAAGGAGACCGTTTCAACCGTTTTTCAGCGACAACCGTCACGAAAAACCTTAATCCGGTGCTTATAGCACGGTTGAGTGAAAATCTCTGGCAGCTTCCCGGCGTTCTGATAGAAGCCGATAATAAAAGAAAGTATACCGATTCGCTGTACGGTTCGCATCTGTTCGGCTACCTGAGGCTGATCCCGAAAGAACAGCTCGAAAAGCTATCCGAAGAAGGCTATTCACAGGAAGACAAAATCGGTTTCAGCGGGCTTGAAAAAAACTATGAGGAACGCCTGAAAGGACAGAAAGGCGCCCGTTTTGAAATGGTCAACCCCCTCGGGAAACTTGTCGGCAAATATGATGACGGGAAAAGTGATATACAGGCAATCCGCGGAGACGATCTGTATCTGTGCATCGATGCGGGACTGCAGCAGCTTGCCGAAGAACTCATGCGAAATACAGGCAAGTCCGGTGCCGTCGTTGCCCTCGATCCCTCAACCGGCGGCATTCTGGCGCTCGTCAGTACGCCTGATTACGATCTGGACACGTTCAATGGATCGACCGATCCTGACGGGTGGCGAAACATCATTACCAATCCGCAGAAACCGCTCTTTAACCGCACCGTGCAGGCGGTCTATCCTCCCGGATCCATATACAAGATGGTACTTGCCATGGCGGCACTCGAGGAGGGCAAGGTCAATCCGGATGCGAAATTTCTCGACCGGGGCAGCTTCGCTTTCGGAAAGCGAAAGTTCCGCAACCACGGTGGTCATGCACTCGGATCGATCGACATGAAAAAGGCCATTATTCAGTCGAGTAACGTCTACTTCTTCAACCTGATGCTCAAGACCGGCTTCGAGAACTGGACGAAGTACGGACAAATGCTCGGCTTCGGCGAAGAAACAGGCATCGACCTGCCCGGCGAACGTTCAGGCATCCTGCCTTCGGTCGAGTATTTCGACCGGCGCTATGGGCGCGATAAATGGACAAAAGGATATCTGATCAGCCTTGCCATCGGACAGGGCGAACTTGGCACAACCCCCGTGCAGCTGGCCGCCTACACTGCGGCAATCGCCAATAACGGAACATGGTATCAGCCGCACCTGGTTAAAGGATACCGCGACACGGCTACCGGCCGTTATGTCCCGATCCCTCATAAAAAACGCTCGCTGCCGTTATCCCGGAAAAATCTTGACTATATCCGCGAGGCCATGCGGGGCGTCGTTCTGCAGGGCACGGGAACACAGGCAAATCTGCCGGACATCGCAGTATCCGGAAAAACCGGTACGGCACAGAACCCGCACGGCAGGGACCATGCGTGGTTTATAGCCTTTGCCCCTTCCGATAACCCGAAAATAGCCATTACCGTACTGGTCGAAAACTCCGGATTCGGCGGCTCGATTTCAGCTCCGATTGCCCGGGAACTTATCAGGTACTATGTAAAGGATGACAAAAAACAACTCCCCTCATCCATTCGCAAGGCACCGAAACAGCGAGGCCCTGCCGCCAGGCAGCCGGACTCCCTGTCTGCGGCAACGAAAACGCCGCCAGCAGAGAACATAACGTCTCCGGCTCCCGAACTCCCCGAGGAAAAGGTACATGGCGAACCTGGTCCGGAAGAAACAAACAGCGAAGAATGA